The sequence AGCCCTGCATGATTTCCAATGCCGCCACGTAACCCCGGATGTCACAATTCGCATATCCCCACCCCTTCATGTCTATCACCGCTGCAAACTTCTCTTGCCCCACAGGCAACCTATAAAAGATCAGGACAAACCCCAACAGTTAGTTACTCGATGGATCAACCGTGACTAGCTAGCTATCAGAAATGTTGTGCACTAACTTGATGGGTCCATGTGGAGATATACCTAGTGCAAATTTTATCAAGGACATAGGTGACATAGCGCTTGAACTCGTCAAGGTCACGCCGGGCAGGGAAATGTCGTGCACCATAGAGATACGCCATGGGGCGATTGAGACGGTCGAAGCCCTGCATGCGGACTCTATCCTTTGCAATCTCGTCGCGCACCTCGTCGGCCGAGATGGAGCCATGGGGCTTGGCAACACGCTTCCAGGAAAGGTACTGGAGGAGCATGGCCGACGCCTTGCCGATGTTGTGGTCCCGGGCACGCAGGAATCGTCGCAGCGAAAAGTCATCCTCCTCCTGCAAGCAAGCGTATGAGACATCTTTtaatgcaaaggtgcttagatgaggtgctaagtataTTAAATGTCTTATCAACTCAAATCCTTAATGCATAGGTGCTAAGCTTTTGGGTGTTAAGCTTCATACATTTAATTAGTTGTAGACTCGGAATTGCGCTTCCACCTAGGTATACgagcttagcaccgtttcttcatGGGTCGCCATaccactctctctctcttcttaacTAGCAAAGCCACATCAGATTTTTTTGCTTAGTTGGCAACATTAACAtttgtacaaggtggagcattggaagAGGCCTGATGGCAACAGATCAACAACTGGGTCATCATCCACATGATTGGACGGCAGATTCTATAACGATGATTGCTTTTTGTCACGGGGATGCATCAATCTAGGTAGGGTGCGGGACTGACAAAAAGGACTGACGAACCACCCGTACGTCCTCTCCTCGCAGATGAGAAGAGCTCGCGTACGTGTCCTGTTAGAATAAATTTGAGGCATACCgccgatcatccgaggaccaagcaatcacaggAGCACGACATCAAAATTTGCtaacgaggttcatcgatatggctacatccccggggcataactatgggcgctcctccccattaCACTGCtataataccgcacccggtcgtcCTGGACACCGGCGCACGCCGCCGGCTTTCCCTGCGTTTCGGTGCTATTAAGGTGGCATagattacatcgtgtgtctacccccactatatatgagaggcctaggatacaagtgtcctactaggacacgaccctatatcctatgtaaacacaatacaactacaagtccaactgtaacctaccttgtacacaatattcgacacaactctaacaaactccaccttggcgaatattctccaccatcttgaattcgtccatgcgtcaaacttccatgtacattggacttgagcttatcccgtgAGCACCGCTGGTACTCCAAaaactccatatgactccacctgcaacttgtagtccctccttttcttgaccacagtcaacactcgagcgaaattaagttccttgttactctagtttgtgctcctaacttccagagtatcagtccaatgccatcacacaccgatcactgacctgcgtgaaagtgaacaactcacatattggatgtcacacataagagttacctgaactcaacatcaccgctcatttcttgaccgcctgtctgaaacttgaaggaatttcaccgttgcttgtagtcatcccgagtcaaattcacagttgtctcaccacatgtatgactacCAGAGCCCTGGCctgtctccatgtcccgtgcatgtcgcacgcctcgccgctattatcgCGTCGaacctccgctgtcccggtcgagtctcaagggtagCGAAGACCACACCACTCAACCAcaactgcagagtaccaccgatcatcaccgaccgatgacgagttttacgcttccatcagacccttgggctccagtccgaactgcatgtcactcgcttttcccgttgaaataggcttcgactctctgagcTCTTACGCCGTAACCCCTCAATCAGCACCGAGTGAAGTCctccagactccagctccaccttcaacatgactccatggtagatgatcagtccacccccgCGCCTCattgacttcaagctccgtgtatacaccaccttgaatcaatcccgTGCCAGTCTTgttgaagccacacaagccctcggggtCTGTGCCGCGTGTTTCCACGCCttagaagtcggtcaccatcagcatcacgctcctatgtcgttgtCGCCGATCCCATCACCGTCTTCTGTTCCAACCGACttacgtcgatccgtcagactgtctaGTCCAACCCAGCCGAACTTATCCGACTGCATGACACGCTCGAGACTTCCAAATCATCTCCCAAGAATTCTAATCCATCACATGATAAATCCATCTCAGCTGACATGACTTCCCGCAACACCTTCAAGCATCCCTGCTGTGCCAACTAATCTTTCACCCATTGTCTGCCATAACGCAAGGTTTTCTGTTccgtgaacttctccacctcaaacccgaTGCCCGATGACATCATGATTCTTCGTACAGCTGACCTTGTGAAAAAATAACCGAGCTTCCAACACGTGCTCAAGTACACAAGATGCACCAGTAGCAAATTCGTACCAAAAATCCTTCTTGTACTCACGTGTATTAGCTCCCAGGCATAACTTCCAATGCTAGTAATTGCTTTGCCAACGCCTCTGCCAATTCCGATGGATGCATACGCGATGGATTCTTTCCTCTGATTTGATCTGCCTCTTGCCGTGCCAATGAGGACTCGGtcctttttgtttccaaacaaATCTCTGGCTCGCATACGGCTTCCTGGGTATACCGCTTCGGATATCCCGTTCATGGCCACCGTCCAGCACACCAAGTGCACAGCTCCGCTCGATGATCTCGCCTTGGTCCAACAGGCTGGGGTCAGCTGCACCCAGCAGGCTAGACCAACTAGCCCCGACCGGCCGTCGCCAGCCCACACGGTCGAGCGCGGACGCCTGCCTGGCCCATCAATTCGACCTGCACCAGCCGCTGCTTGCACAGTCGCTGCCTCCGCCATGTACGCGCCCCCGATCAGATCAATCAGGTATCGCCGAAAAAAATGCGCTGTCACCGATGCTTCCTCTAGATCAACGATCCATGGTCTTCTcgtaaccttgctcatgataccacttgttagaataaatccgaggcataccgccgatcatccgaggaccaagcaatcacacgagcacgacaccaagatttgttaacgaggttcaccgatatggctacatccccggggcatgactatgggcgctcctccccatgacaccgctataaTATCGCACCcagtcgccctggaca comes from Triticum aestivum cultivar Chinese Spring chromosome 5B, IWGSC CS RefSeq v2.1, whole genome shotgun sequence and encodes:
- the LOC123114327 gene encoding phosphatidylinositol transfer protein 3, coding for MDYSTEDEHQHGHGHGDGDDAAEWKKVAELRAVVEAQDPAAKEEDDFSLRRFLRARDHNIGKASAMLLQYLSWKRVAKPHGSISADEVRDEIAKDRVRMQGFDRLNRPMAYLYGARHFPARRDLDEFKRYVTYVLDKICTRLPVGQEKFAAVIDMKGWGYANCDIRGYVAALEIMQGYYPERLGRVFLIHVPYMFMAAWKMVYPFIDDRTRKKFVFVTDKDLKSRLQGAIDESQLPEEYGGKLKL